From Micromonospora echinaurantiaca:
CGAGGCGGTCGGCCTGAAGGCGCCGCTGAGCTGCCTCACCGAGGCCCGGTTCGGCATCGTCTGGGGCGCGCTCGGGGCGGCCCGGGACTGCCTGGAGACCGCCCTGGCGTACGCCGGCACCCGCACCCAGTTCGGCCGGCCGCTGGCCGGTTTCCAGCTCACCCAGGCCAAGCTCGCCGACATGGCGGTCGAGCTGCACAAGGGCTACCTGCTGGCGCTGCACCTGGGCCGGCTCGCCGACGCCGGCCGGCTGCGCCCGGCGCAGGTGAGCGTGGGCAAGCTGAACAACGTGCGAGAGGCGCTGGCGATCGCCCGGCAGTGCCGCACCATCCTCGGCGCGAACGGCGTCTCCGGCGAGTACCCGATCATGCGGCACGCCAACAACCTGGAGAGCGTGCTCACCTACGAGGGCACCTCGGAGATCCACCAGTTGGTCATCGGGCAGCAGCTCACCGGCGTCTCGGCCTTCGCCTGACCGGCGGCGGCACCCCGGCGCTCCGGCACCCCGGCGCTCCGGCGCTCCGGCGCTCCGGCGCTCCGGCGCCCCGGCATCCCGGCATCCCGGCGCCCCGGCCGGCGACCGGTCGAGCGGTGCCGCGCACCGGTGCTGAGCTGGGCGGACGAGCGGCTCGGCCGCTCGGCGAGCGCGTGTCGTACCGGGGACGTACCGTCATTTCAAGACGACCTGTCTGACGAGGACGGTGAGGGCGATGGCCCGCGACGCTGGCATCAACGAGCCCACCAGGGAGTTCCCGGGATACCCCACGGGCGACGACCTGCGCGACCGGTCGGGCGCCCCGACCGAGCCGGCCGACGGCACACCGCCGTCACCCGGTGGTCCGGCCCGTGGCCTGCTCTGGGTGCTCGGCGCGGCGGCGCTCGCCGTGGTCGTGCTGCTCGGCGTGCAGGCGACCGGCATCCTGCCGGACTTCCGCAACCCGTTCGCCAAGGAGCAGACCGACCGCAGTCAGCCGCCGCTGCTCAAGTCGATCCAGGATCTCAGCCGTTACGTGGCCGCCGAGGGCAACTTCCAGGTCGTCGTCGACCTGCAGAACGACCGGCGCAACGTGCCGGACTGGCTGCTCAACCAGCGGACGCTCTTCGTCGGGGCGGGCAGCGTCGAGGCGTATGTCGACTTCACCAAGATCTCCGAGGGTGCGGTGGTCGAGTCGGCCGACGGCAAGTCGGTGGAGATCAAGCTGCCGGCGCCCCAGCTCGGCAAGACCAACCTCGACCTGGAGAAGAGCTACGTCTTCGCCGAGCAGCGTGGCCTGCTCAACCGGGTCGGTGACCTGGTCGACGGCGACCCCAACCGCCAGCAGCAGGTCTACCAGCTCGCCGAGGAACGGATCACCGCCGCCGCCCGGGACAGCGGCCTGACCCAGCGGGCCGAGGAGAACACCCGCAAGATGCTGGAGGGCCTCCTCCGCTCCCTCGGCTACGAGAAGGTCACCGTCACCTACACCGCCCCCTGACCCCACCACCCCACCCACCCCACGCTCCCGGACCCGGCACGCCCCGCCGCACCACCCGGGTGCCGACGGGTGGGCCAGGGCGGGTGCGGGTCAGTGGCGGGTGGTGGCGAGCTAGCGGTCCTCGTTCGGCATCAGGATCCAAAGCACCAGGTAGACGACCACCTGGGTGCCGGGCAGCAGCAGCGACAGCAGGAACAGCAGCCGGACGAAGTTGGCGGACGTGCCGAACCGCTGGGCCAGGCCGGCGCAGACACCGGCGAACATGCGTCCCTGGCGGGGTCGGACCAGTTTGCGACTCATCGTCGTACTCCCACTCTGCGGCGGATCCGCCGCGTCTGACATCAACGCTAGGAACGGGGGCCGGCCCTGCCCTCGGCCTGCGGGAGGATCGGCCACCCGTTCACCCGTAGGTGGTTACCCGGCCGGGTCCGACCCGACGCGCCACCGGTCCGACGCGCCGCCGGCGTCGTGCCGGATCGTGCGCCGTCGGTGCCGGGCCGGGCGGCGGCTGACCTGGGCAGGTAGGGTGGCAGGTCGGGCGTCCACACCCTGCGATGCCCGACCGCCGCCCGACCGGGGCGGCCACCACCGGGCCGGGCCACCACCCCCGCGCGAGGCGGACGACGGCGAGGAAGAGCAGCCATGATCAGCGTTTTCGACCTGTTCAGCGTGGGCATCGGGCCGTCCAGCTCGCACACCGTGGGGCCGATGCGGGCCGCGCGCACCTTCGTCGCCGGCCTCAAGGCCGACGGGCTGCTCGCCGACACGACGCGGATCCAGGCGGAGCTGTTCGGCTCGCTGGGCGCCACCGGGCACGGCCACGGCAGCGACCGGGCGGTGCTGCTCGGGCTGGCCGGCGAGGCGCCGGAGACGGTCGACACCGACTCCGTCGAGCCGCGGGTCGCCCGGATCAGGGCGGAACGGCGGATCAGCCTGCTCGACGCGCACGAGATCGACTTCGAGCCGGACCGGGACCTCGTGCTGCACCGCCGCCGGTCGCTGCCGTACCACCCGAACGGGATGACCTTCGCCGCCTACGACTCCGCCGGCGAGCCGGTCCGGACGCGGACGTACTACTCGGTCGGCGGTGGGTTCGTGGTGGACGAGGCGGCCGCCGGGGCGGACCGCATCAAGCCCGACACCACCGCCGTGCGGTACCCCTTCTCCACCGGCGGGGAGCTGCTCGCGGTGACCCGCGAGACCGGACTGTCGATCAGCGAGGTGATGCTCGCCAACGAGCTGTCCTGGCGCAGCGAGCGCGAGGTGCGGGCCGGCCTGCTGGAGATCTGGCGGGTGATGCGGGAGTGCGTCACGCGCGGCTGCGAGCGGGACGGCGTACTCCCCGGTGGGTTGAAGGTCCGGCGGCGGGCGGCCGAGCTGTACCGCGGCCTGATGGCGGACGCGGACCCGATCCGGTCGGCGGCCGGCGCGGCGGGCCGGGGAGCGGCGGACCCGCTGCGGGCGATGGACTGGGTGACCCTGTTCGCCCTCGCGGTCAACGAGGAGAACGCGGCCGGCGGCCGGGTGGTGACCGCCCCGACCAACGGCGCGGCCGGGATCATCCCGGCGGTGCTGCACTACTACGACCGGTTCTCCCCGGGCGCCTCCGAGGACGGGGTGGTGCGTTTCCTGCTCGCCGCCGGCGCGATCGGCGTGCTGTTCAAGGAGAACGCCTCCATCTCCGGTGCCGAGGTGGGCTGCCAGGGCGAGGTCGGGTCGGCCTGCTCGATGGCCGCGGCCGGGCTGGCCGAGGCGCTCGGCGGCACCCCGGAGCAGGTGGAGAACGCCGCCGAGATCGGTATGGAGCACAACCTCGGGCTCACCTGCGACCCGGTCGGTGGCCTGGTGCAGATCCCCTGCATCGAGCGGAACGCGGTGGCTAGCATCAAGGCGATCACCGCCGCCCGGCTGGCGCTGCGCGGCGACGGGGTGCACGCCGTCTCGCTGGACAAGGTCATCAAGACCATGCGGGAGACCGGCGCGGACATGAAGGTGAAGTACAAGGAGACGGCGCGCGGCGGCCTGGCCGTCAACGTGATCGAGTGCTGACCGGGCATTCGTTCACCGACTGCTAACCTGTCGTCCGTTCACTGAGGCGGGAGGCGGCGGTGACCTCGGGCGTCGGCGCGTTGTGGTCGCACCGCAATTCGCTGCGCATCCTGGTCAGACGCGACCTCGCCGTGAAGTACCAGCAGTCCGTGCTCGGCTACCTGTGGTCGCTGATCGAGCCGCTCGGCATGGGTGCCATCTACTGGTTCGTCTTCGGCGTGCTCTACTCCCGGGACACCACCCGGCACCTGGGCGAGGCGGCCGACTCGTACCCGCTCTTCCTGATCACCGGCATCTTCGCCTGGATGTGGACCAGCTCCGCGCTGAGCGAGGCGACCAACGCGCTGACCGGCCAGTCGCGGCTGATCACCACGATGAACGTGCCGCGTCAGGTCTTCCCGATCGGCCGGGTCGCCGGCCGGTTCGCCGAGTACGCCGCCGGCCTGCCGATCCTGGTCGCGGTGGCGCTGGTGTACGCGGCGCAGGGCACGGTCACCCTCGGCTGGTCGCTGCTCGCCCTGCCGCTGGCGGTGACCGTGCAGGCGGTGCTGCTGGTCGGGCTGGCGCTGCTGCTGTCGGCGTTCAACGTGCTGATGCGGGACGTCGAGCGGTTCATGCGGCTGATCATCCGGGTGCTCTTCTACGCCACGCCGATCATCTATCCGCTGAGCCTGGTCCGCGACTCCGACCTGCCCGGCTGGCTCAAGCTCGGCTACGAGCTGAACCCGCTGGTCGGCATCTTCCAGCTGCACCACGCGATCTGGTACCCGGCCGAGTTCCCCGACGCCCGGCTGCTCGCCACCACCGTCGGCGGCAGTCTGCTGGTGCTGCTCGCGGGCTGGTGGTCGTTCCGCCGGCTGGAGCCCGCCGTGCTCAAGGAACTGTGAATGGCCGACCCGATCATCGAGGCCGAGGGCCTCGGCATCCGGTTCGTCCGCAACCGCCGCCGGCAGTTGCGGCTGCGGGAGCTGTTCATCCACCGTGGCGCCCGGGGCGCGGCGAGCGGGCAGTTCTGGCCGCTGCGCGAGGTGTCGTTCGCGATCTCCGCCGGCGAGACGGTCGGCGTGATCGGCCGCAACGGCACCGGCAAGAGCACGCTGCTGCGGCTGATCGCCGGCGTGCTGATCCCGGACGAGGGCCGGATCCGGGTCCGCGGTCACGTCGCGCCGTTGCTGGAGCTCTCCGCCGGTTTCTCCAACGACCTGACCGGGCGGGAGAACCTGTACCTGGTGGGCGGGCTGCACGGGCTGTCGTCGAGCTACCTGAAGCGGCACTTCGACGACATCGTCTCGTTCGCCGGGGAGCAGGTGGAGCGGGCCATCGACACCTCGGTGCGGCACTACTCGTCGGGGATGAAGGTCCGGCTCGGCTTCGCGATCATCTCCCACCTGCCGCACCCGATCCTGCTGATGGACGAGGTGACAGCGGTCGGGGACGCGGAGTTCCGGAAGAAGTGCTATGCGACGATCGACCGTCTGCTCGGGGAGGGGCGCACTCTGGTGCTGGTGTCACACAACGAAAAGGACCTGACCCGGTTCTGCCGTCGGGGGCTCTTCCTCGACGGCGGCCGGCTGAGCGTCGACGGGACGATCGCCGAGGCGCTGGACGCGTACCACAGCGCGGTCCCGCGGTGACCCTCGCGATCGTGCTCGCCGCCGGAGCGCCGGCCGCGAGCCTGCCCACCACGACGCCCGGCGCGGGCCTGCCCACCACCACACCGGCGGCGAGCCTGCCCGGCACGACGGGCGGGTCGCTGGCCGACCGGCTGGCCGCGCAGTTGCGCCGGGCCGGGGCGGCCGAGGTGCGGTTCGCCGCCGACCTGGACGAGCTGGCCGCGCTCGCCGACGCCGCCACCGGGCCGGTGCTCGTCACCGGCGCCGACCTGGTCGCACACACCGCCGTGCTGCGGCACCTGGCCACCAGCCCGGTCGGGCCGACCGTGGCGCTGGTGCTCACCGACCCGCCGGACGCCGGGTGGGTCGCGGTGCGCGAGGAGCGCGGCCAGGTGGTCGACGCCGGGCCGGCGGAGCGGTTGGCCGGCGAGGCCACCGGGATCTTCGGCGGCGCGCTGCGGGTCGGCGCCGACGACCTGCCAGTGCTCGCCGCCGCCGCCCGCGCGGTCGCCGCCGGCACCGCGCCGACGGTCGCCGGGCCCGCCGTGGACCGGCTCTTCGCCGGCCTCGCCGGGCTGGGCACGCTGACCTTCGCCCACCGGGTACGCCTGCTCGTCGCGCACCGGGTCACCGACGCCGCCGGGTTGGCCGCCGCGGCGGCGGCGGTGGCCGCCGTCGACGAGGACCGGGCCGAGCTGAAGCTCTCGGTCAAGGAGCGGGACGACTTCTTCACCACCTTCTTCGTCAGCACCTGGTCGCCGTACGTGACCAAGGCGGCGGCCCGGATCGGGCTCGGCCCGACCGCCGTCACGATGATCTCGGTGGCCTTCGCGGCGGCCGCCGCGGTGCTCTTCGGCGTCGGCGGCCGGCCGGCGCTGGTCGCCGGGGCGGTGCTGCTCTACCTCGGCTTCGTCCTCGACTGCGTGGACGGCCAGCTGGCCCGCTACACCCGGCACTTCAGCGCCTGGGGCGGCTGGCTGGACACGATGGCCGACCGGGCCAAGGAGTACCTGGTCTACGCCGGCCTCGGCTACGGCGCGACCCAGGCCGGGTTCCGGTACGGCTGGGCGCTGGCGATCGCCGCGATGACCCTGCAGACCGTGCGGCACATGACCGACACCTGGTACGGCGTGCTGCACGACGAGGCGGCCCGCCGTCCCCGCCCGGCGGCGGGCGCCACCGGGGGCATCGGCGGGAAGCTCGACGCCGCGTCCACCCGGGTGCAGGCGGACACCGGGTCGGTGTCGTACTGGCTGAAGCGGACGGTGGTGTTCCCGATCGGCGAGCGGTGGGCGCTGATCGCGGTGACCGTGGCGCTGTTCGGCCCGCTGGTCAGCCTGATCGCCGTACTGACCTGGGGGGTGCTGGCGTTCGCGTACACCGGCGCGCTGCGTACCCTGCGGGCCCGCTGGATGTGGGTGCCGGTGCTGGACACGGTCGACGCCACCCTGCACCGCGACGACGGCCCGCTGGCCCGCCGGCTGCCGGTGCTGCGCCCGATGGGGCCGCTCACGCTGGCCGTCGTCGCGGCGCTGGGGTCGGCGGCGCTGTTGGTGGCGGCGCTGCTCGCGGTGGACGGCGGCGACCCGGGCTGGCTGCGCTGGGTGCTGCCGGTCGCGCTGCTGGTGCTGCTGGTCGGCGGTCTCGGTGCCGGCGCGGCGCACAACGGGCCGCTGGACTGGCTGGTGCCGGCCGCGCTGCGGGCCGCCGAGTACCTCTTCGCCATCGGGGTGGGGGTGGTCGGCGGGGTGCCGGCCTGGCTGGTCTTCGGCTACGTCTTCGTGCTCACCCTGCACCACTACGACCTCACCGCCCGGCTGGAGAAGCGGCAGGCCGCGCCGCCGCTGCACCCGGCCAGGCTGGGCTGGGAGGGACGGTCGGCGCTGCTGGCCCTGGCGGCGATCGTCGGAATTGCGGGTATCGGGATGGCTACACTCGGTACGTACCTTCTCGTGGTTTTTGTGGGGAGTGTGGTCCTCGCCTGGGTTGTCCTGCCCGCCCGCGCCGCGCGGGCGACGGCGGGCCTGGTCGGTGCGGGAGGGCGCTCGCCGGGCTGACGGAGGGGCGGCCGGATGACTCTGATCAGCTTCGTCGTTCCGGCCTTCCGGGTGCAGGGCTACCTGCGCGAGTGCCTGGACTCCATCCTCGGCCAGCCGGTCACCGACATCGAGGTGATCGGGGTCGACGACTGCTCGCCCGACGACAGCGGCGAGATCCTCGCCGAGTACGCGGCCCGCGACCAGCGGGTACAGGCGATCCGGCTGACCGAGAACGTCGGGCTCGGTCCGGCCCGCAACATCGGGCTGGACCGGGCCGTCGGCGAGTACGTCTGGTTCGTCGACGGTGACGACTGGCTGGCGCCGGACTGCCTGGTCGAGGTGGCCGAGCGGCTGCGCGCCGACCGGCCGGACGTGCTGCTGGTCGACCACGTCCGGACGCACTGGAACGACACCGCCACCCGCAGCGCGATGGCCGAGGTGTTCCCGGAGCCGCCCGGCGCGGGGACGTTCCGGCTGCGGGACCGGCCGGAGACCCTGCACCTGCTGCACACCGCCTGGAACCGGCTGGTCCGCCGGCGGTTCCTGGTCGAGCTGGGGCTGCGCTTCGCGCCCGGCTGGTACGAGGACGTCTCGTTCAGCTACCCGGTGCTGATGGCCGCCGAGCGGATCGCCGTGCTGGACCGGGTCTGCGTCAACTACCGGCAGCGGCGGGCCGGTGCGATCACCCGGACCCGGGGCGACCGGCACTTCGAGGTCTTCGAGCAGTGGCACCGGGTGTTCCGGCTGATGGACTCCTGGGGGCCGGCGGTCGACGAGCTGCGCCCGGCGGTCTTCGAGCGGATGATCTGGCACTACCTGACCGTGCTCGGCAACGGCCAGCGGATCGCCCCGGAGCTGCGTCCCGGCTTCTTCCGTCAGATCACCGCCGACTACGCCCGCTGGGTCCCGCCCGACGGCCGGCCGGCCCCGGCCGGGGTGGAGGGGCTCAAGTACCGGCTGGTGGCGGCCGGGCGGTGGCGGACCTTCAGCGCGTTGCGGACCGCCAGCCAGGCCCGGGACGCGGCCCGGCGGACGGCTCGGGGCACGAAGCGGCGGGTCGCGCCGGCGGCCCGGCATAGCGCCCGGACGGCCCGGGACGCGATGCTGCGCGGGTACTACCGGGCCGAGCTGCAGCGGCCGGTCGAGGAGACGCTGGCCGTGTACGCGGCCTACTGGTACCGCGGCTACGCCTGCAACCCGGCGGCCGTCTACGAGGCGGCCCGGCGGCTGGCGCCGCAGGTGCGCGGGGTGTGGATCGTCCGTCGGGACCGGGTGCACACGCTCCCCGAGGGCGTCGAGTACGTGGTCGCCGGCACCCCCGCGTACCACCGGGTGCTGGCCCGGGCGCGCTGGCTGGTGAACAACGTCAACTTCCCGGACTTCGTCCGGAAGCGACCGGAGCAGGTGCACCTGCAGACCCACCACGGCACGCCGGTCAAGGTGATGGGGCTCGACCAGCAGCGCTACCCGCTCGGCGCGGGCGGGATGGACTTCGCCGGGCTGCTGCGCCGGGTGGACCGCTGGGACTACAGCGTCAGCTCGAACAGCTTCTCCACCCAGATGTGGGAGCGCGCCTACCCGGCCGCGTACACCACCCTGGAGGTCGGCTACCCGCGCAACGACCGGCTGGTCACCGCCACCGCCGAGGAGGTGCGGCGGGTCCGCGCCGACCTCGGTCTCGGCGACGGCGAGCGGGTGGTGCTCTACGCGCCGACGCACCGGGAGCACCTGCCCGGCTACCGGCCGCCGTTCGACCCGGACCGGTTCCTCGACGTGCTCAGCCCGACCGGCCGGCTGCTGATGCGCAGCCACTACTTCCACGACCGGGACCGGCGGGCCCGGCGGCCGGTGTACCGGGACCGGATCCGCGACGTCAGCGCCCACCCCCGGGTGGAGGACCTCTACCTCGCCGCCGACGTGCTGGTCACCGACTATTCGTCGGCGATGTTCGACTACGCCGTGCTGGACCGGCCGATCGTCGTCTACGCCCCGGACTGGGACGCGTACCGGCTGGCCCGCGGCGTCTACTTCGACGTGACCGCGGAGCCGCCGGGGGCGGTCGCGCGCACCTTCGCCGACCTGCTCGACCTGTTCCGCTCCGGCGAGTACGGCTCGGACGCCGCCGGCAAGGCCCGCCAGCAGTTCCGCGCCCGGTTCTGTGCGCTGGAGGACGGCCGCGCCGCCGAGCGGGTGGTCCGCCGGGTGTTCCTCAACGAGCCGCCGGAGAGCCGTCCGGCCTGCTGAACCATCGCTCAGGTCGATCGCCGACGCTCGATACGGCGTAATAGGTCTGTCACTGCCTGAACATGGCACGTTTACCCGATGTGCGGAGCGCATGAGTTTCGTCACAGTCATTCGGGGTTCGGCCGACGAACTGGGGGAGGAGACGGTGACCACCGTCGCGCTCAAGGATGTGACCAAGGTCTTCGCCGACGGCACGCGCGCCGTCGACAGTGTCAACCTCGACGTCAACGACGGCGAGTTCATGGTGCTGCTCGGCCCGTCCGGCTGCGGCAAGTCCACCGTGCTGCGGATGGTCGCCGGGCTGGAGGACCCGAGCTCGGGCGCCATCATGCTCGACGGGGAGCTGGCCAACGACCTGCCGCCCCGGGATCGGAAGATCGCCATGGTCTTCCAGGACTTCGCGCTCTATCCGCACATGACCGTCGGCGACAACATCGCCTTTCCGCTGCGGCTGGCCGGGATCGAGCCGGTGCCGCGCGGCGAGCGGGTCACCGACGTGGCCAGCGCCCTCGGCATCGGCGACGTGCTCGGCCGCAAGCCCAGTCAGCTCTCCGGCGGCCAGCGCCAGCGGGTGGCGATGGGCCGGGCGATCGTCCGCCGGCCCGGCCTGTTCCTGATGGACGAGCCGTTGTCCAACCTGGACAGCGGGCTCCGCGCCGAGCTGCGCGCGGAGATCTCCGGGCTCACCCGCGAGCTGGGCGTCACCACCATCTACGTCACCCACGACCAGGCCGAGGCGCTGACCATGGCCGACCGGGTGGCGATCATGCGCAAGGGCGTGCTGCAGGACGTCGGCACCCCCACCCAGGTGTACGGGCGCCCGGCCACCCTCTACGTGGCCGCGTTCCTCGGCAGCCCGCGGATGAACCTGCTGGAGGCCTCGGTCTACGTCCACCTCGACCGCTACGTCACGCTCACCCTCGGCGAGCAGGCGCTCTACCTGCCCTGGGACGACATCCGCAGCCGGGCGGTGGCGCACTACCACGGGGAGCGGATCGTGGTCGGCATGCGGGCCGAGGCGCTCACCCCGGTCGCCCCGGACAGCCCCGGCGACGTGCTGCACGGCCGGATCCGCTACCTGGAGCACCACGGGCACGAGTCGCTGGCCTTCCTGGACATCGGGGCCACCGCGATCGTGGTCGACGAGATGGGCGCCCGCGGAGACGCCGCCGACGTCGCCGGCCAGCGCGGGCTGCGCCGGTTCGGCCAGGTCATGCAGCGGCTCGCCGGGCGGGCCGGGGAGGAGCAGGCACCGAGCACGAGCGTGGGCACGCGGACCAGCGTGCTCAACGACCCCGGCCGGCA
This genomic window contains:
- a CDS encoding L-serine ammonia-lyase, with translation MISVFDLFSVGIGPSSSHTVGPMRAARTFVAGLKADGLLADTTRIQAELFGSLGATGHGHGSDRAVLLGLAGEAPETVDTDSVEPRVARIRAERRISLLDAHEIDFEPDRDLVLHRRRSLPYHPNGMTFAAYDSAGEPVRTRTYYSVGGGFVVDEAAAGADRIKPDTTAVRYPFSTGGELLAVTRETGLSISEVMLANELSWRSEREVRAGLLEIWRVMRECVTRGCERDGVLPGGLKVRRRAAELYRGLMADADPIRSAAGAAGRGAADPLRAMDWVTLFALAVNEENAAGGRVVTAPTNGAAGIIPAVLHYYDRFSPGASEDGVVRFLLAAGAIGVLFKENASISGAEVGCQGEVGSACSMAAAGLAEALGGTPEQVENAAEIGMEHNLGLTCDPVGGLVQIPCIERNAVASIKAITAARLALRGDGVHAVSLDKVIKTMRETGADMKVKYKETARGGLAVNVIEC
- a CDS encoding PspC domain-containing protein — its product is MSRKLVRPRQGRMFAGVCAGLAQRFGTSANFVRLLFLLSLLLPGTQVVVYLVLWILMPNEDR
- a CDS encoding DUF5941 domain-containing protein; the protein is MPTTTPAASLPGTTGGSLADRLAAQLRRAGAAEVRFAADLDELAALADAATGPVLVTGADLVAHTAVLRHLATSPVGPTVALVLTDPPDAGWVAVREERGQVVDAGPAERLAGEATGIFGGALRVGADDLPVLAAAARAVAAGTAPTVAGPAVDRLFAGLAGLGTLTFAHRVRLLVAHRVTDAAGLAAAAAAVAAVDEDRAELKLSVKERDDFFTTFFVSTWSPYVTKAAARIGLGPTAVTMISVAFAAAAAVLFGVGGRPALVAGAVLLYLGFVLDCVDGQLARYTRHFSAWGGWLDTMADRAKEYLVYAGLGYGATQAGFRYGWALAIAAMTLQTVRHMTDTWYGVLHDEAARRPRPAAGATGGIGGKLDAASTRVQADTGSVSYWLKRTVVFPIGERWALIAVTVALFGPLVSLIAVLTWGVLAFAYTGALRTLRARWMWVPVLDTVDATLHRDDGPLARRLPVLRPMGPLTLAVVAALGSAALLVAALLAVDGGDPGWLRWVLPVALLVLLVGGLGAGAAHNGPLDWLVPAALRAAEYLFAIGVGVVGGVPAWLVFGYVFVLTLHHYDLTARLEKRQAAPPLHPARLGWEGRSALLALAAIVGIAGIGMATLGTYLLVVFVGSVVLAWVVLPARAARATAGLVGAGGRSPG
- a CDS encoding ABC transporter ATP-binding protein, encoding MADPIIEAEGLGIRFVRNRRRQLRLRELFIHRGARGAASGQFWPLREVSFAISAGETVGVIGRNGTGKSTLLRLIAGVLIPDEGRIRVRGHVAPLLELSAGFSNDLTGRENLYLVGGLHGLSSSYLKRHFDDIVSFAGEQVERAIDTSVRHYSSGMKVRLGFAIISHLPHPILLMDEVTAVGDAEFRKKCYATIDRLLGEGRTLVLVSHNEKDLTRFCRRGLFLDGGRLSVDGTIAEALDAYHSAVPR
- a CDS encoding bifunctional glycosyltransferase/CDP-glycerol:glycerophosphate glycerophosphotransferase, with the protein product MTLISFVVPAFRVQGYLRECLDSILGQPVTDIEVIGVDDCSPDDSGEILAEYAARDQRVQAIRLTENVGLGPARNIGLDRAVGEYVWFVDGDDWLAPDCLVEVAERLRADRPDVLLVDHVRTHWNDTATRSAMAEVFPEPPGAGTFRLRDRPETLHLLHTAWNRLVRRRFLVELGLRFAPGWYEDVSFSYPVLMAAERIAVLDRVCVNYRQRRAGAITRTRGDRHFEVFEQWHRVFRLMDSWGPAVDELRPAVFERMIWHYLTVLGNGQRIAPELRPGFFRQITADYARWVPPDGRPAPAGVEGLKYRLVAAGRWRTFSALRTASQARDAARRTARGTKRRVAPAARHSARTARDAMLRGYYRAELQRPVEETLAVYAAYWYRGYACNPAAVYEAARRLAPQVRGVWIVRRDRVHTLPEGVEYVVAGTPAYHRVLARARWLVNNVNFPDFVRKRPEQVHLQTHHGTPVKVMGLDQQRYPLGAGGMDFAGLLRRVDRWDYSVSSNSFSTQMWERAYPAAYTTLEVGYPRNDRLVTATAEEVRRVRADLGLGDGERVVLYAPTHREHLPGYRPPFDPDRFLDVLSPTGRLLMRSHYFHDRDRRARRPVYRDRIRDVSAHPRVEDLYLAADVLVTDYSSAMFDYAVLDRPIVVYAPDWDAYRLARGVYFDVTAEPPGAVARTFADLLDLFRSGEYGSDAAGKARQQFRARFCALEDGRAAERVVRRVFLNEPPESRPAC
- a CDS encoding DUF4230 domain-containing protein, translating into MARDAGINEPTREFPGYPTGDDLRDRSGAPTEPADGTPPSPGGPARGLLWVLGAAALAVVVLLGVQATGILPDFRNPFAKEQTDRSQPPLLKSIQDLSRYVAAEGNFQVVVDLQNDRRNVPDWLLNQRTLFVGAGSVEAYVDFTKISEGAVVESADGKSVEIKLPAPQLGKTNLDLEKSYVFAEQRGLLNRVGDLVDGDPNRQQQVYQLAEERITAAARDSGLTQRAEENTRKMLEGLLRSLGYEKVTVTYTAP
- a CDS encoding ABC transporter permease; translated protein: MTSGVGALWSHRNSLRILVRRDLAVKYQQSVLGYLWSLIEPLGMGAIYWFVFGVLYSRDTTRHLGEAADSYPLFLITGIFAWMWTSSALSEATNALTGQSRLITTMNVPRQVFPIGRVAGRFAEYAAGLPILVAVALVYAAQGTVTLGWSLLALPLAVTVQAVLLVGLALLLSAFNVLMRDVERFMRLIIRVLFYATPIIYPLSLVRDSDLPGWLKLGYELNPLVGIFQLHHAIWYPAEFPDARLLATTVGGSLLVLLAGWWSFRRLEPAVLKEL
- a CDS encoding ABC transporter ATP-binding protein — its product is MSFVTVIRGSADELGEETVTTVALKDVTKVFADGTRAVDSVNLDVNDGEFMVLLGPSGCGKSTVLRMVAGLEDPSSGAIMLDGELANDLPPRDRKIAMVFQDFALYPHMTVGDNIAFPLRLAGIEPVPRGERVTDVASALGIGDVLGRKPSQLSGGQRQRVAMGRAIVRRPGLFLMDEPLSNLDSGLRAELRAEISGLTRELGVTTIYVTHDQAEALTMADRVAIMRKGVLQDVGTPTQVYGRPATLYVAAFLGSPRMNLLEASVYVHLDRYVTLTLGEQALYLPWDDIRSRAVAHYHGERIVVGMRAEALTPVAPDSPGDVLHGRIRYLEHHGHESLAFLDIGATAIVVDEMGARGDAADVAGQRGLRRFGQVMQRLAGRAGEEQAPSTSVGTRTSVLNDPGRHHRRPAELAVRLAPYPAVAAGHPLSIAVRMDALHFFDERGDRIDVGWR